agagatatggctaaaaagtcttaaaagtttgaatcttcaattttataattatagttgCTTGGTGGTTACTGCTTTTTGGTGAGAATTCGCATCTTCCACTATATTTCCTACTAAATCCTGCAGCTAAAAGTTAAAAGGATTAGCTAAATTTGGTGGTTCAAATCCTTATTGGATAATGAATCAGTCCAACTTGACAACAACTATTAAACTGTATAGTTGTAAACTGTTTAATAGCACATTTTTTTCCGAGCGGAGAGTCTATCAGAAACAACATCTCTACCCCACAAAGGTCTCAGACCCGACTCGTGGAATTAGactgagtatgttgttgttatttgtgTTGAAGCTCTTAGTagataatcatataaaaaactatacttttgaagttgaaaactgaaataacttaaataagCTTATGCAGTTCTTGTGTAATTTCAGATCAAGAGGGAGATTGGAACTTTAAAACTCCTCAAACATCCTAACGTTGTCCGATTATACGAGGTATATACCATCCTTCTCCTTTTCCTTTTGCCTTCTTTCAAAAAACTCGGAATATTAtcacttaaatatattattatcttttgaatataaaaaactCCTAATATACACAAGTTGAGGTATTGAAATGTTTTCCGGATACAAGTTGTGTTTGTAGTGGTGATAAAGTATTTCCACCTAAAGATTCAGTATATAAAGtggattatattatataattcgTTTTATTCTTCGAAAACAATGAGTAAAAAACATCCTGGAATCTGATTCGGTTTGTGTATAGACAATTAGCCAATTCATTTTTGCTTGAAGTAAAGAACAACAAATGCTCACTCTTTCATGGCTAAAGAttcggttttttttttcttccaattttcTTGTCTTTAGTGTTCAACCAGGCATAAATACATTGCACAGAAAAGTCTACTGATTTTTAAGAATACTTTTCAATGTATGAACTTAAGGGGATTGTGATGATTCATCTAGTGgttgttgaaaaataataattggtgAGCCATCTCGACCCCCCACATAATTAGATCTTTTTCCCAACTTTTTAAGTTAACAAATGCTGGATAAACCATAAgtttcatatcattaatttttGTGGTTCTGTATTGTATATGAGAAGGGGTCCATTTTGTCTGGGACCATGGAGGAGGAAAGATGGATCTATCCAAAGACTTAAAAACTTAGGTGACAACTTTGTTTTGTCTTTTTTCTTGGACTTATTGGTGCAGCATAAGGAATAGTCTTTTGCTGGAATATTAAGTCATTCTGCCCTGGTAGACCAAGATTTAATTGGTCTTAGTTCAAAATCACGGATTAACAACTTTGAACCTACTGACGTACTAACTACTCAATCTAAATAAATTACGTTCCCGTCTCAAAAAAGTTGTTTGTTTTCTTCCTTGAGAAGTTTGTCAAGATGTAACGTCCACGATGGCTTCCGTTGCTTGTCAAATGCTGCTTCATGGTGGCAACTGGCAAGTGAatagtattaataataatatttatcaaacaTTTAGATATCCATACATGGGTTTCCTCATGTTAGTAGTATTTCGTTATGATGCATTTCTAACAAGACGATACAATTAAGCAGGTCTTAGCGAGCAAAAGCAAGATTTTCATGGTGCTAGAATACGTGAATGGGGGTGAATTATTCGACAGAATCGTAAGTTACTTtgactatatattatgttttgtgaataATAGTATgtcaaatcttgaattttccCTTGACTATAATCCTTATCCATAGGTTTCCAAAGGAAAACTCTCAGAGGCCCAAGGTAGGAAGCTCTTCCAACAATTGGTTGATGGCGTTAGTTACTGTCACGACAAAGGTGTCTTCCACAGAGATCTCAAGGTAACTAATTATATAGTGTGTAGCATAAATATTATAAGCTGTTATTCAGTCATGTAACATGTGTGGTGTTGAAAATGCAGCTAGAAAACGTCCTCATTGATTTGAGGGGAAACATAAAAATAACGGACTTTGGGCTCAGTGCGTTACCCCAACACTTTAGGGTACAGAATATACCAGCTTCTCTTTGTTGCATATGTGAATTAGTTTCCTAAATCTTATTGAGTTTTTTTGTCTTAACTATAGGATGACGGATTGTTGCATACCACTTGCGGTAGTCCAAACTATGTCGCTCCAGAAATTCTTTCTAACAGAGGATATGATGGTGCGGCATCTGATACCTGGTCATGTGGTGTTATCTTATATGTCATTCTCACTGGTTATTTACCCTTTGATGATAGAAATCTTGCCGTACTTTATCAAAAGGTAAGACAATTTCTTCTTTTGCTTTATGCGTGCGTGCTCATTTTATATGACATTTGGTAAAGCTaatacttttaatattatttttgatgaatACAAATCAGATACTTAAGGGGGAAGTTCATATACCAAAATGGCTATCTGCAGGAGCAAAGAACCTCATAAAGAGGATTCTTGATCCCAACCCGCATACTCGTATAACAATGGCACAAATCAAAGAAGATGCATGGTTCAAACAAGACTATACACCTGTAATTACTGATGATGAAGACTTGGAAAGTGATGATCACGTCTGCACCGTGCATGAAACAGATGATCACGTCTGTACCGTGCATGAATTGGTATGGACGTTGGACCCTAGAGTAATTGGTTCATTTCAAGCATTTTAATCCTTTCATCCTTAATGACTGATTGTTTGCTATATCCTTGTCACAGCCGCTTGATGCTCAAAGAGATCCCGAATCGCCTTGCCTTATCAATGCCTTTGAACTTATAGGAATGTCATCATGTCTGGATCTTTCTGGATTTTTTGAGAAAGAGGTAACCTTTATTTCTAATTTGTACTGTATTA
The window above is part of the Solanum pennellii chromosome 5, SPENNV200 genome. Proteins encoded here:
- the LOC107020275 gene encoding CBL-interacting serine/threonine-protein kinase 1-like isoform X2, with the translated sequence MVLEYVNGGELFDRIVSKGKLSEAQGRKLFQQLVDGVSYCHDKGVFHRDLKLENVLIDLRGNIKITDFGLSALPQHFRDDGLLHTTCGSPNYVAPEILSNRGYDGAASDTWSCGVILYVILTGYLPFDDRNLAVLYQKILKGEVHIPKWLSAGAKNLIKRILDPNPHTRITMAQIKEDAWFKQDYTPVITDDEDLESDDHVCTVHETDDHVCTVHELPLDAQRDPESPCLINAFELIGMSSCLDLSGFFEKEDVSERKIRFTSSLSPKQLLERIENMVTQMGFHVQKRHGRLKVMQEQKGHKNPASLLVVAEVFEISPSLYVVELQKSSGDSTVYRQMCNRLSNDLGVHRSEELLPTVCCDS
- the LOC107020275 gene encoding CBL-interacting serine/threonine-protein kinase 1-like isoform X1, translating into MVLVQQEDEIRVGGGKKGMRLGKYEVGKTLGEGNFGKVKYARHVETGQSFAIKILEKSRILDLKSTDQIKREIGTLKLLKHPNVVRLYEVLASKSKIFMVLEYVNGGELFDRIVSKGKLSEAQGRKLFQQLVDGVSYCHDKGVFHRDLKLENVLIDLRGNIKITDFGLSALPQHFRDDGLLHTTCGSPNYVAPEILSNRGYDGAASDTWSCGVILYVILTGYLPFDDRNLAVLYQKILKGEVHIPKWLSAGAKNLIKRILDPNPHTRITMAQIKEDAWFKQDYTPVITDDEDLESDDHVCTVHETDDHVCTVHELPLDAQRDPESPCLINAFELIGMSSCLDLSGFFEKEDVSERKIRFTSSLSPKQLLERIENMVTQMGFHVQKRHGRLKVMQEQKGHKNPASLLVVAEVFEISPSLYVVELQKSSGDSTVYRQMCNRLSNDLGVHRSEELLPTVCCDS